The Scyliorhinus canicula chromosome 20, sScyCan1.1, whole genome shotgun sequence genome has a window encoding:
- the LOC119955201 gene encoding cardiotrophin-2-like: MYHTLVILCVVSSLLIGSHESASVEVNKLLKDICDHVQNIQNRTQGLLDTYLSNQGAPFNGSHFSAEQLQLDGLPKASIPYRAWRRMTDEERLLENYQAYSVFQEYFQLVLDDQRDLSPDQTALLHLLDELCHDLAQLLKQLSSAFDALRLPRPLPIKDPLSSLDQQSSPFQRRLRGYLVFREYRLWLLRTHRSFTLLGIQSREAQ, from the exons ATGTATCACACATTGG TGATCCTTTGCGTTGTGAGCTCTCTGCTCATTGGGAGCCACgaatcagcatctgtggaggtcaACAAGCTCCTCAAAGATATCTGCGACCACGTGCAGAACATCCAGAACAGGACACAGGGCCTATTGGACACATAC CTGTCCAATCAAGGTGCTCCGTTCAATGGGAGCCACTTCTCCGCCGAGCAGCTGCAGCTGGATGGCCTCCCGAAGGCCTCAATCCCATACCGAGCCTGGAGGAGAATGACCGATGAAGAGCGGCTGCTGGAGAATTATCAGGCCTACTCCGTTTTCCAGGAGTACTTCCAGCTGGTTCTGGACGACCAGCGGGATCTCAGTCCTGACCAGACCGCCCTGCTGCATCTCCTGGATGAGCTCTGTCATGATCTGGCCCAGCTGCTGAAGCAACTCTCCTCTGCCTTCGATGCCTTGCGGCTGCCCAGGCCTCTGCCCATCAAAGACCCCCTCAGCTCCCTGGACCAGCAGTCCAGCCCCTTCCAGAGGAGGTTGCGCGGTTACCTAGTCTTCAGGGAGTACCGGCTCTGGCTGCTTCGCACACATCGGTCCTTCACTCTCCTGGGGATTCAGTCCCGTGAGGCCCAGTGA